In Pseudomonas sp. PDM14, a genomic segment contains:
- a CDS encoding SCP2 domain-containing protein has protein sequence MIITGLLAGVELGLNRVLRMDSTALPRLARLEGKVIAIDCQAPALQLFLLPGSEGLQLASQWGAADCTLRAPASSLLRLALAKDKTAVLHRPDVELDGDSAALLELVAVLQDLELDWEYELSRWLGPVGSQLLGGHLRSRAQWAGDSLDSLRHNLADYLAEESRSLVGQREADARFAEIDHLKLALDRLDARIEHLARKVKTDP, from the coding sequence ATGATCATTACGGGGTTGCTGGCAGGCGTCGAACTCGGTCTCAACCGAGTGCTGCGCATGGACAGCACCGCGCTGCCGCGTCTCGCGCGCCTGGAAGGCAAGGTCATCGCCATCGACTGCCAGGCGCCCGCCCTGCAGCTGTTCCTCCTGCCCGGCAGTGAAGGCCTGCAGCTCGCCAGCCAGTGGGGCGCCGCCGATTGCACCCTGCGCGCCCCGGCCTCCAGCTTGCTGCGCCTGGCCCTGGCGAAAGACAAGACCGCCGTGCTGCACCGTCCGGATGTCGAACTCGACGGCGACAGCGCCGCCCTGCTGGAACTGGTCGCGGTACTGCAGGACCTCGAGCTGGATTGGGAATACGAGCTGTCGCGCTGGCTCGGCCCGGTCGGCAGCCAGCTGCTCGGCGGCCACCTGCGCAGCCGCGCGCAATGGGCTGGCGACAGCCTCGACAGCTTGCGCCACAACCTCGCCGACTACCTCGCCGAAGAAAGCCGCAGCCTGGTCGGCCAGCGTGAAGCCGATGCCCGCTTTGCCGAGATCGACCACCTCAAGCTCGCCCTCGATCGCCTCGACGCGCGCATCGAGCACCTCGCCCGCAAGGTCAAGACCGACCCATGA
- the ubiB gene encoding ubiquinone biosynthesis regulatory protein kinase UbiB: MKLLAVRRLFRILRVVIRYRLDDLLLALPLPVWLRVLRFALPWRWLPRRTLNLSRGAALRLALQDLGPIFIKFGQLLSTRRDLLPPDIADELAFLQDQVPPFPAEQSVALIEEQLGASVGEVFARFEVEPLASASVAQVHAAQLKSGEEVVVKVIRPGLRPIIRSDLAWLFVLARIAEKASADARRLRPVDVVSDYEKTIYDELDLLREAANSSQLRRNFDGSPLLYVPQVYWDWCRPKVLVMERIYGIPVTDLDVLADQRTNMKLLAERGVEIFFTQVFRDSFFHADMHPGNIFVSTRTPWSPQYIAVDCGIVGSLTPEDQDYLARNLLAFFKRDYRKVAQLHIDSGWVPAETRVNDFEAAIRTVCEPIFEKPLKDISFGQLLLRLFQTARRFNMEVQPQLVLLQKTLLNIEGLGRQLYPDLDLWSTAQPYLERWMRERISPKSLLSNLQSQVEQVPHLANMTRDLLERMSQPHAEDPPAPWRKRNDHLAVRLVGAALLVGAATLGLTQHIEAWPSWLMLAGGLYLVLRR; this comes from the coding sequence ATGAAGCTGCTTGCCGTCCGCCGCCTGTTCCGCATTCTCCGTGTCGTCATCCGCTACCGTCTCGATGACCTGCTGCTGGCCCTGCCGCTGCCCGTGTGGCTGCGCGTGCTGCGCTTCGCCCTGCCATGGCGCTGGCTGCCACGCCGCACGCTGAACCTCAGCCGCGGCGCCGCACTGCGCCTGGCACTGCAGGACCTGGGGCCGATCTTCATCAAGTTCGGTCAGTTGCTGTCGACCCGCCGTGACCTGTTGCCGCCAGACATCGCCGACGAGCTGGCCTTCCTCCAGGACCAGGTGCCGCCCTTCCCCGCCGAACAGTCGGTGGCCTTGATCGAGGAGCAACTCGGCGCCAGCGTCGGCGAAGTGTTTGCCCGCTTCGAGGTCGAGCCGCTGGCCTCCGCTTCCGTGGCACAGGTGCACGCCGCACAACTGAAGAGCGGCGAAGAGGTGGTGGTCAAGGTCATCCGCCCGGGTCTGCGGCCGATCATCCGCTCCGACCTCGCCTGGCTGTTCGTCCTCGCGCGCATCGCCGAGAAGGCCTCCGCCGATGCCCGTCGCCTGCGCCCGGTGGACGTGGTCAGCGATTACGAGAAAACCATCTACGACGAACTCGATCTGCTGCGCGAAGCCGCCAACTCGAGCCAGCTGCGGCGCAACTTCGACGGCTCGCCACTGCTCTACGTGCCGCAGGTGTACTGGGACTGGTGCCGACCGAAAGTGCTGGTCATGGAGCGCATTTACGGCATCCCGGTGACCGACCTCGACGTGCTCGCCGACCAGCGCACCAACATGAAACTGCTGGCCGAGCGCGGCGTGGAAATCTTCTTCACCCAGGTGTTCCGCGACAGCTTCTTCCACGCCGACATGCACCCCGGCAACATCTTCGTCAGCACGCGCACGCCGTGGAGCCCGCAATACATCGCGGTGGACTGCGGCATCGTCGGCAGCCTCACGCCCGAGGACCAGGACTACCTGGCGCGCAACCTGCTGGCCTTCTTCAAGCGCGACTACCGCAAGGTCGCGCAGCTGCACATCGACTCCGGCTGGGTGCCGGCGGAAACCCGGGTCAACGATTTCGAGGCGGCGATCCGCACCGTCTGCGAGCCGATCTTCGAGAAGCCGCTGAAGGACATCTCCTTCGGCCAGCTACTGCTGCGCCTGTTCCAGACCGCGCGCCGCTTCAACATGGAAGTCCAGCCGCAGCTGGTGCTGCTGCAGAAGACCCTGCTCAACATCGAAGGCCTGGGCCGCCAGCTGTACCCGGACCTCGACCTGTGGAGCACCGCGCAGCCGTATCTGGAGCGCTGGATGCGCGAGCGTATCAGCCCCAAGAGCCTGCTCTCCAACCTGCAGAGCCAGGTCGAGCAGGTGCCGCACCTGGCCAACATGACCCGCGACCTGCTCGAACGCATGAGCCAGCCGCACGCCGAAGACCCACCCGCGCCCTGGCGCAAACGCAACGATCACCTGGCCGTGCGCCTGGTCGGCGCGGCGCTGCTGGTTGGCGCCGCGACCCTCGGCCTGACCCAGCACATCGAGGCCTGGCCGAGCTGGCTGATGCTGGCCGGTGGTCTGTATCTGGTATTGCGCCGATAG
- the hisI gene encoding phosphoribosyl-AMP cyclohydrolase, with product MNDWLDEINWNEDGLVPAIAQDHQSGRVLMMAWMNREALALTAAEQRAIYWSRSRGKLWRKGEESGHVQKLHELRLDCDADVVILMVEQIGGIACHTGRESCFYRVFENGAWQTVDAVLKDPHAIYQGHTHD from the coding sequence ATGAACGACTGGCTCGACGAAATCAACTGGAACGAAGACGGCCTGGTCCCGGCAATCGCCCAGGATCACCAGAGCGGCCGCGTGCTGATGATGGCGTGGATGAACCGCGAGGCGCTGGCCCTGACCGCCGCCGAACAGCGCGCCATCTACTGGTCGCGTTCGCGCGGCAAGCTGTGGCGCAAGGGCGAGGAATCCGGCCACGTGCAGAAGCTGCACGAGTTGCGCCTGGACTGCGACGCCGACGTGGTCATCCTGATGGTCGAGCAGATCGGCGGCATCGCCTGCCACACCGGCCGCGAAAGCTGCTTCTACCGGGTCTTCGAGAATGGCGCATGGCAGACCGTCGACGCCGTGCTGAAGGACCCGCACGCCATCTACCAGGGGCACACGCATGACTGA
- a CDS encoding phosphoribosyl-ATP diphosphatase yields MTDTLTRLAEVLEARKGAAPDSSYVASLYHKGLNKILEKVGEESVETILAAKDAAINGDCSDLIYETADLWFHSLVMLAALGQHPQAVLDELDRRFGLSGHDEKAARGTSD; encoded by the coding sequence ATGACTGACACCCTTACCCGCCTGGCCGAAGTGCTGGAGGCGCGCAAAGGCGCAGCGCCGGACAGCTCCTACGTGGCCAGCCTGTACCACAAGGGCCTGAACAAGATTCTGGAGAAGGTCGGCGAAGAGTCGGTCGAGACCATTCTTGCGGCCAAGGACGCTGCCATCAATGGCGACTGCAGCGACCTGATCTACGAAACCGCCGACCTCTGGTTCCACAGCCTGGTCATGCTCGCCGCTCTCGGCCAGCACCCACAGGCCGTGCTGGACGAACTGGACCGCCGCTTCGGCCTGTCCGGTCACGACGAGAAAGCGGCACGCGGCACATCCGACTGA
- a CDS encoding twin-arginine translocase TatA/TatE family subunit produces the protein MGIFDWKHWVVILIVVVLVFGTKRLKNLGSDLGETIKGFRKAMNTEEDEGRKPDAPVPPAAGSTPQPPLHQPQTIDAQAQKVEEPARKE, from the coding sequence ATGGGCATTTTTGACTGGAAACACTGGGTCGTCATCCTCATCGTGGTGGTGCTGGTATTCGGCACCAAGCGCCTGAAGAACCTCGGCTCCGACCTCGGCGAAACCATCAAGGGTTTCCGCAAGGCGATGAACACCGAAGAAGACGAAGGCCGCAAACCCGACGCACCGGTGCCGCCGGCCGCGGGCAGCACGCCGCAGCCACCGCTGCACCAGCCGCAGACCATCGACGCCCAGGCGCAGAAGGTCGAAGAGCCGGCGCGCAAGGAGTAA
- the tatB gene encoding Sec-independent protein translocase protein TatB, whose protein sequence is MFGIGFSELLLVGLVALIVFGPERLPGAARTAGLWIGRLKRSFNTIKQEVERELGADEIRRQLHNEQILQMERELKQSIQPPAATSTPPLPPAPEAAPATPVVNAPAATPEPPRQP, encoded by the coding sequence GTGTTCGGTATCGGCTTCTCCGAACTGCTGCTGGTCGGCCTCGTCGCGCTGATCGTGTTCGGCCCCGAGCGCCTGCCGGGTGCCGCGCGTACCGCCGGGCTGTGGATCGGGCGCCTCAAGCGCAGCTTCAACACCATCAAGCAGGAAGTGGAACGCGAGCTGGGCGCCGACGAGATTCGTCGCCAGCTGCATAACGAGCAGATCCTGCAGATGGAGCGCGAGCTCAAGCAGTCGATCCAGCCGCCCGCCGCCACCAGCACGCCGCCCCTGCCGCCAGCGCCCGAGGCCGCGCCCGCCACGCCGGTCGTCAACGCCCCAGCGGCCACCCCGGAGCCTCCGCGCCAGCCATGA
- the tatC gene encoding twin-arginine translocase subunit TatC, whose protein sequence is MSQSSPDHNADAEMPLVAHLTELRKRLLHCVIAIFVVFAGLFYFAQDIYTIVSAPLRAYLPEGATMIATGVASPFLTPFKLTAWCALFLSIPIILHQVWGFIAPGLYRHEKRIAVPLLVSSIFLFYAGMAFAYFLVFPLIFHFFASVTPDGVAMMTDINEYLDFVLTLFFAFGVAFEIPVATFLVVWVGVIDVETLKKSRPYVIVGCFVVGMILTPPDIFSQTLLAVPMWLLFEVGLLFGSLVRKREEQAEASDDQPPAPLP, encoded by the coding sequence ATGAGCCAGTCGTCCCCCGACCACAACGCCGACGCCGAAATGCCGCTGGTAGCGCACCTCACCGAGCTGCGCAAACGCCTGCTGCACTGCGTGATCGCCATCTTCGTGGTGTTCGCCGGCCTGTTCTATTTCGCCCAGGACATCTACACCATCGTCTCGGCGCCGCTGCGCGCCTACCTGCCCGAAGGCGCGACGATGATCGCCACCGGCGTCGCCTCGCCATTCCTCACGCCATTCAAACTGACAGCCTGGTGTGCGCTGTTCCTGTCCATCCCGATCATCCTGCACCAGGTCTGGGGCTTCATCGCACCCGGCCTGTACCGCCACGAGAAGCGCATCGCCGTGCCGCTGCTGGTGTCGAGCATTTTCCTGTTCTACGCCGGCATGGCCTTCGCCTACTTCCTGGTGTTTCCGCTGATCTTCCACTTCTTCGCCAGCGTGACCCCGGACGGGGTGGCGATGATGACCGACATCAACGAGTACCTGGATTTCGTTCTGACCTTGTTCTTCGCCTTCGGCGTGGCCTTCGAGATCCCGGTGGCGACGTTCCTGGTGGTGTGGGTCGGCGTGATCGACGTCGAGACCCTGAAGAAGAGCCGCCCGTACGTGATCGTCGGCTGCTTCGTGGTCGGCATGATCCTCACCCCGCCGGACATCTTCTCGCAGACGCTGCTCGCCGTGCCCATGTGGCTGCTGTTCGAGGTCGGCCTGCTGTTTGGCAGCCTGGTGCGCAAGCGCGAAGAACAGGCCGAGGCCAGCGACGACCAACCACCCGCTCCCCTGCCGTGA
- a CDS encoding 16S rRNA (uracil(1498)-N(3))-methyltransferase, whose translation MNLLLLEDADFVAADRVVLEGRRLKHLQEVHRAEAGDQLRVGRLGGLMGSGTLLALDASRAELQIQLDQPPPAKLPLTLLLALPRPKMLRRVLQTVSAMGVPRLVLLNSYRVEKSFWQTPFLEAEAIREQLILGLEQARDTVLPEVTIEKRFKPFVEDSLPAIAAGSLGLVGHPGDYPACPRAVEQPVTLAIGPEGGWIAYEVDKLGEAGLAPVQLGERILRVETAVAALLARLF comes from the coding sequence GTGAACCTGCTGCTGCTCGAGGACGCCGACTTCGTCGCGGCGGATCGCGTCGTCCTCGAAGGACGACGCCTCAAGCACCTGCAGGAGGTGCACCGCGCCGAGGCCGGTGACCAGCTGCGCGTCGGCCGCCTCGGTGGCCTGATGGGCAGCGGCACGCTGCTCGCACTCGACGCCAGCCGCGCCGAACTGCAGATCCAGCTCGACCAGCCGCCGCCGGCGAAACTGCCGCTGACCCTGCTGCTTGCTCTGCCGCGGCCGAAAATGCTGCGCCGTGTGCTGCAGACGGTCAGCGCCATGGGCGTGCCGCGTCTGGTGCTGCTGAACAGCTACCGGGTGGAAAAGAGCTTCTGGCAGACGCCCTTCCTCGAAGCCGAGGCGATCCGCGAGCAACTGATCCTCGGCCTGGAACAGGCCCGCGACACCGTGCTGCCCGAAGTGACCATCGAGAAGCGCTTCAAGCCCTTTGTCGAGGACAGTCTGCCGGCCATCGCCGCCGGCAGCCTGGGCCTGGTCGGCCATCCTGGCGACTACCCGGCCTGCCCGCGCGCCGTCGAGCAGCCGGTGACCCTGGCCATCGGCCCCGAGGGCGGCTGGATCGCCTATGAAGTGGACAAGCTGGGCGAGGCGGGCCTGGCCCCCGTGCAGCTGGGCGAACGCATCCTGCGCGTGGAAACGGCGGTCGCGGCCCTGCTCGCCCGCCTGTTCTGA
- a CDS encoding UPF0158 family protein, translating to MRPLTIDLEQLACALNTEGLDHYLDLLSGKVLLIPEEDADPELEALLRSEPERFLLVEPLDQQDSLLLMREFLAEVIHPHAYGELEQALEGRRPARTFIHALMHYPALLQAWQDFEGERLRELAQDWLAENELQPAQPLH from the coding sequence ATGCGCCCACTGACCATCGATCTGGAGCAACTGGCCTGCGCCCTCAACACCGAAGGCCTCGATCACTACCTCGACCTGCTCAGCGGCAAGGTGCTGCTGATCCCCGAAGAAGACGCCGACCCGGAACTGGAAGCCCTGCTACGCAGCGAGCCGGAGCGCTTCCTGCTGGTCGAGCCGCTGGATCAACAGGACAGTCTGCTGCTGATGCGCGAGTTCCTCGCCGAGGTCATCCACCCGCACGCCTACGGCGAGCTGGAACAGGCCCTGGAAGGGCGCCGACCGGCACGCACCTTCATCCACGCGCTGATGCACTATCCGGCGCTACTGCAGGCCTGGCAGGACTTCGAGGGCGAACGCCTGCGTGAGCTGGCGCAGGACTGGCTGGCCGAGAACGAGCTGCAACCAGCGCAGCCGCTGCACTGA
- a CDS encoding amino acid ABC transporter ATP-binding protein — protein sequence MIEVRNLVKVFDARGHEVRAVDDVTTQVQRGEVVVVIGPSGSGKSTFLRCLNGLEALDEGSVSIDGVDLANPKTDVNAYRREVGMVFQHFNLFPHMTVLENLCLAQKVVRKRGKAEREEKARALLAKVGISQKIDEYPSHLSGGQQQRVAIARALCMEPKVMLFDEPTSALDPEMVGEVLDVMKQLAQEGMTMVCVTHEMGFAREVADRVLFFDHGKLLEDAPPAQFFAQPQDARAQSFLRQVL from the coding sequence GTGATTGAAGTCCGCAACCTGGTAAAAGTCTTCGACGCCCGCGGCCACGAAGTGCGCGCGGTGGATGACGTCACCACGCAGGTGCAGCGTGGCGAAGTGGTGGTGGTGATCGGCCCGTCCGGCTCCGGCAAGTCCACCTTCCTGCGCTGCCTCAACGGCCTGGAAGCGTTGGACGAGGGCTCGGTGAGCATCGATGGCGTCGACCTGGCCAACCCCAAGACCGACGTGAATGCCTACCGCCGCGAGGTGGGCATGGTGTTCCAGCACTTCAACCTGTTCCCGCACATGACCGTGCTGGAGAACCTCTGTCTGGCGCAGAAGGTCGTGCGCAAGCGCGGCAAGGCCGAGCGCGAGGAGAAGGCCCGGGCGCTGCTGGCCAAGGTCGGCATCTCGCAGAAGATCGATGAGTACCCCTCGCACCTGTCCGGCGGCCAGCAGCAGCGTGTGGCCATCGCCCGCGCCCTGTGCATGGAGCCCAAGGTCATGCTGTTCGACGAGCCGACCTCGGCGCTCGACCCGGAGATGGTCGGCGAGGTGCTGGACGTGATGAAGCAGCTGGCCCAGGAAGGCATGACCATGGTCTGCGTCACCCACGAGATGGGTTTTGCCCGCGAGGTGGCCGACCGGGTATTGTTCTTCGACCACGGCAAGCTGCTGGAAGACGCGCCGCCGGCGCAGTTCTTCGCCCAACCGCAAGATGCGCGCGCGCAGAGCTTCCTGCGCCAGGTGCTGTAA
- a CDS encoding amino acid ABC transporter permease (The N-terminal region of this protein, as described by TIGR01726, is a three transmembrane segment that identifies a subfamily of ABC transporter permease subunits, which specificities that include histidine, arginine, glutamine, glutamate, L-cystine (sic), the opines (in Agrobacterium) octopine and nopaline, etc.) gives MIRKHRRTWPWHVLTGLILALLAGSLWYSTSLIAYEWHWNRVPQYFAYQAEDAQRAADYGRVSAIAEDGDRRRVTLTAEGGEEQVLEIASDSLRVAEGDDVSEGDEIGVTRHWAAGPLLWGLWTTLWISVASGALALVIGLVTGLCRLSSNPTLRDLSTVYVELVRGTPLLVQIFIFYFFIGTVLDLSREFAGVAALALFTGAYVGEIVRAGVQSVVKGQNEAARSLGLTAAQSMRHVILPQAFKRVLPPLAGQFISLVKDTSLVSVIAITELTKSGREAITTSFSTFEIWFCVAALYLVINLPLSQIANRLERRLGKSD, from the coding sequence GTGATTAGAAAACATCGACGTACCTGGCCCTGGCATGTCCTCACCGGGCTGATCCTGGCCCTGCTGGCCGGCAGCCTCTGGTACTCCACCTCGCTGATCGCCTACGAGTGGCACTGGAACCGCGTGCCGCAGTACTTCGCCTACCAGGCCGAGGACGCGCAGCGCGCCGCCGACTACGGCCGTGTCAGCGCCATTGCCGAGGACGGTGATCGGCGTCGCGTGACCCTCACGGCTGAGGGTGGCGAAGAGCAGGTACTGGAAATTGCCAGCGACAGCCTGCGGGTGGCCGAGGGCGACGATGTCAGCGAGGGCGACGAGATTGGCGTCACCCGTCACTGGGCTGCCGGGCCGCTGCTCTGGGGCTTGTGGACCACGCTGTGGATCTCCGTGGCCTCCGGTGCCCTGGCCCTGGTGATCGGCCTGGTCACCGGCCTGTGTCGGCTGTCGAGCAACCCGACCCTGCGCGACCTGTCCACCGTGTACGTCGAGCTGGTGCGTGGCACGCCGCTGCTGGTGCAGATCTTCATCTTCTATTTCTTCATCGGCACCGTGCTCGACCTCTCCCGCGAGTTCGCCGGGGTCGCTGCGCTGGCGCTGTTCACCGGCGCCTACGTCGGCGAGATCGTCCGCGCCGGTGTGCAGTCAGTGGTCAAGGGCCAGAACGAGGCCGCACGTTCGCTGGGCCTGACCGCGGCGCAGAGCATGCGCCACGTGATCCTGCCGCAGGCGTTCAAGCGCGTGCTGCCGCCGCTGGCCGGGCAGTTCATCAGCCTGGTCAAGGACACCTCGCTGGTCTCGGTGATTGCCATCACCGAACTGACCAAGAGCGGCCGCGAAGCCATCACCACCTCGTTCTCCACCTTCGAGATCTGGTTCTGCGTGGCTGCGTTGTACCTGGTGATCAACCTGCCGCTGTCGCAGATCGCCAACCGACTGGAACGGAGGCTCGGCAAAAGTGATTGA
- a CDS encoding transporter substrate-binding domain-containing protein: protein MKKFLASLLLSACAVSGLAHAGMVDDAVKRGTLRVGMDPTYMPFEMTNKRGEIIGFEVDLLKAMAKAMGVKLELVSTSYDGIIPALLTDKFDMIGSGMTVTQERNLRVNFPEPFIVVGQTLLIRKELQGEIKSYKDLNDAKYRITSKIGTTGEMVAKKLIAKAQYNGFDNEQEAVMDVVNGKADAFIYDAPYNVVAVSKAGAGKLVFLDEPFTFEPLAFGLKKGDHDSLNWINNWLNQIKHDGTYERIHTKWFKKNDWLKEME from the coding sequence ATGAAGAAGTTTCTCGCCTCTCTGCTGCTTTCCGCCTGCGCGGTGAGCGGCCTGGCCCACGCCGGCATGGTTGATGACGCGGTCAAGCGCGGGACCCTGCGCGTTGGCATGGACCCGACCTACATGCCCTTCGAGATGACCAACAAGCGCGGTGAAATCATCGGCTTCGAAGTCGACCTGCTGAAAGCCATGGCCAAGGCCATGGGCGTCAAGCTGGAGCTGGTGTCCACCAGCTACGACGGCATCATCCCGGCCCTGCTGACCGACAAGTTCGACATGATCGGCTCCGGCATGACCGTGACCCAGGAGCGCAACCTGCGGGTCAACTTCCCCGAGCCCTTCATCGTGGTTGGCCAGACCCTGCTGATCCGCAAGGAGCTGCAGGGCGAGATCAAGTCCTACAAGGACCTCAACGACGCCAAGTACCGCATCACCTCGAAAATCGGCACCACCGGCGAGATGGTCGCCAAGAAGCTGATCGCCAAGGCCCAGTACAACGGCTTCGACAACGAGCAGGAAGCGGTGATGGACGTGGTCAACGGCAAAGCCGACGCCTTCATCTACGACGCCCCGTACAACGTGGTGGCGGTGAGCAAGGCCGGCGCCGGCAAGCTGGTGTTCCTCGACGAGCCGTTCACCTTCGAGCCGCTGGCCTTCGGCCTGAAGAAGGGTGACCACGACAGCCTGAACTGGATCAACAACTGGCTGAACCAGATCAAGCACGACGGCACCTACGAGCGCATTCACACCAAGTGGTTCAAGAAGAACGACTGGCTGAAAGAGATGGAATAA
- the dtd gene encoding D-aminoacyl-tRNA deacylase codes for MKALIQRVRSARVEVEGEVVGAIDQGLLALVGVEPQDTSASVAKLLHRLLNYRVFSDDDGKMNRSLKDMSGGLLLVSQFTLAADTRSGLRPSFSTAAPPVLGAQLFDELVGLARLQHAQVATGRFGADMQVHLINDGPVTFLLEV; via the coding sequence ATGAAGGCACTGATCCAGCGCGTGCGCAGCGCACGCGTCGAAGTAGAGGGTGAGGTCGTCGGCGCCATCGACCAAGGCCTGCTGGCGCTGGTCGGCGTGGAGCCGCAGGACACCTCCGCCAGCGTGGCCAAACTGCTGCACAGGCTGCTCAACTACCGCGTGTTCAGCGATGACGACGGCAAGATGAATCGCTCGCTGAAGGACATGAGCGGCGGCCTGCTGCTGGTTTCGCAATTCACCCTGGCCGCCGACACCCGCAGCGGCCTGCGCCCGAGCTTCTCCACGGCAGCACCGCCGGTGCTGGGCGCGCAGCTGTTCGACGAGCTGGTTGGCCTGGCCCGCCTGCAGCATGCGCAAGTGGCCACCGGCCGCTTCGGCGCCGACATGCAGGTGCACCTGATCAACGACGGCCCGGTGACATTTCTCCTCGAGGTCTGA
- the pip gene encoding prolyl aminopeptidase, with the protein MQTLYPEIKPYARHELAVQEPHVLYVDESGTPDGLPVVFIHGGPGAGCDSASRRYFDPNLYRIVTFDQRGCGRSTPHASLENNTTQALIEDLERIREHLGIDKWVLFGGSWGSTLSLAYAQAHPERVHALILRGIFLCRPQDFDWFYQEGASRLFPDYWEDYLAPIPQDERGNLMQAFHKRLTGADQIAQMHAAKAWSTWEGRTATLRPNPQVVDRFSEPHRALSIARIECHYFLNDAFLEPDQLLRDVPKIAHLPGVIVHGRYDVICPLDNAWALHQAWPNSELQIIRDAGHAAAEVGITDALVRAADEIARRLLDLPPEEA; encoded by the coding sequence ATGCAGACTTTGTATCCGGAGATTAAACCCTACGCGCGCCACGAACTGGCAGTGCAGGAACCGCACGTTCTCTATGTGGACGAAAGCGGAACGCCGGATGGCCTGCCCGTGGTGTTCATCCATGGCGGTCCGGGCGCCGGTTGCGATTCGGCCAGCCGCCGCTACTTCGATCCCAACCTCTACCGTATCGTCACCTTCGACCAGCGCGGCTGCGGCCGCTCGACACCGCATGCTAGCCTGGAGAACAACACCACCCAGGCGCTGATCGAAGACCTCGAGCGCATTCGCGAGCACCTGGGCATCGACAAGTGGGTGCTGTTCGGCGGCTCCTGGGGCTCGACCCTGTCGCTGGCCTACGCCCAGGCGCATCCCGAGCGCGTGCATGCGCTGATCCTGCGCGGCATCTTCCTCTGCCGCCCGCAGGACTTCGACTGGTTCTACCAGGAAGGCGCCAGCCGCCTGTTCCCCGACTACTGGGAAGACTACCTGGCGCCGATCCCGCAGGACGAGCGCGGCAACCTGATGCAGGCGTTCCACAAGCGCCTCACTGGCGCCGACCAGATCGCCCAGATGCACGCCGCCAAGGCCTGGTCGACCTGGGAAGGGCGTACCGCCACGCTGCGGCCCAACCCGCAGGTGGTCGACCGCTTCAGCGAGCCGCATCGCGCGCTGTCGATCGCTCGTATCGAGTGCCACTACTTTCTCAACGATGCCTTTCTCGAACCCGACCAGCTGCTGCGCGACGTGCCGAAGATCGCCCACCTGCCGGGCGTGATCGTGCACGGCCGCTATGACGTGATCTGCCCGCTGGACAACGCCTGGGCCCTGCACCAGGCCTGGCCGAACAGCGAGTTGCAGATCATCCGTGACGCCGGCCACGCTGCCGCCGAAGTCGGCATCACCGACGCCCTGGTGCGCGCCGCCGACGAGATCGCCCGGCGCCTGCTCGACCTGCCGCCCGAAGAAGCATGA
- a CDS encoding methyltransferase family protein — protein MVWLQAVVFAVVSAVFVAISWQALRRPNSHGFYRFFAWEAMLALLVLNAPVWFDDRYALHQQVSWVLLFSSLTVLCLGAYQLRRYGRPNAEQRTDAELYAFERTSQLVTSGIYSVIRHPLFCSLQLLTWGIACKQLNLPSVALALVASVLLYLAARRDEAECLAYFGDEYRAYMARSKMFVPFIF, from the coding sequence ATGGTGTGGTTGCAGGCTGTAGTCTTCGCGGTGGTTTCCGCGGTCTTCGTGGCGATTTCCTGGCAGGCGCTGCGCCGGCCGAATTCGCACGGTTTCTACCGGTTCTTCGCCTGGGAGGCGATGCTGGCCCTGCTGGTGCTGAATGCCCCGGTGTGGTTCGACGACCGCTATGCTCTGCATCAGCAGGTGTCGTGGGTGCTGCTGTTCAGTTCGCTGACGGTGCTGTGCCTGGGTGCGTACCAGCTGCGCCGCTACGGCCGGCCCAATGCCGAGCAGCGCACCGACGCCGAGCTGTATGCCTTCGAACGCACCTCGCAGCTGGTCACCAGCGGCATCTACAGCGTCATCCGCCACCCGCTGTTCTGCTCGTTGCAGTTGCTGACGTGGGGTATCGCCTGCAAGCAGCTGAACCTGCCGAGCGTAGCCCTGGCGCTGGTCGCCAGCGTGTTGCTGTACCTCGCTGCGCGCCGTGACGAGGCCGAGTGCCTGGCCTACTTCGGCGACGAGTACCGCGCGTACATGGCGCGCAGCAAGATGTTCGTGCCGTTCATCTTCTGA